Proteins from a single region of Apostichopus japonicus isolate 1M-3 chromosome 21, ASM3797524v1, whole genome shotgun sequence:
- the LOC139962746 gene encoding armadillo repeat-containing protein 2-like isoform X1 — protein MAEPDISTSPTRRKKLTIKPFYEKQRDGETSAEIINEARTSLRTLRTNRPFTPKEDKRTLFSGTSTRSSHDRPPSAFSLGARHFDGSGSRPSSATRLLPLENKPILPSTSPPTTADVTLPVIPKPPSTDPNRPISGKRKARAKLMHAISQEGDVVVLPQPLERRSSNPLLACKPGAADDSLQRRVHSGPKERTQLPQEKSTNEEGSLRVRSADSVSSRSTSKTSRTESGYSSERGSAGSRSESAGNRDNLSPEEALYWNTSILPILEDMAKLSQGSADTDVIEMLCSRCSELYRIMKEKQLLGKGSKRRGQVLKTIYKLLDFENARLHLIAARMILALSVSGQSMTSLCKLLFKVGRVEENDKLFLEDDVLDLIISTVATLDPVKNSEPLVYAIGSLKCLTGNANVVQVLSEKKLLPVLASLLHSINLHLSETGKPTKSTLNILLQVTAVLRNLADISENRADFLSHQVLEELCSVMEVYSSEADLMLNISRILSKLTLNHECCSVIGDHPTSFQSLILILHKHPNSSDLVVRVCFILGNLTAHNDDCRYCLFNTENAIDTLLSTFRSYLASDLKHSKVHPKQEAEKDKKSTVDKKSQDVLIKLIRVIANLSINHDIGALIASNETCVDLLLQVLECHSVTESDELVINTIITVNNLSYYTVISSAIEERHLTIARLLLRLLVNDNMDGMVEAARVFGNLSRTQSIRDFLTSKKVDQMMVMLLDSGDREVVYVACGVLINLMTDEKRRPLLKKESGIGKLIEVLRDFGRTDWQLAAMVCMILCNYTEKMKNSPETLGEQEASSLTDLLVDYLDEEVAMEIPDDVTWDEETQEFMRSYWRSEFCPVASQLLSRVEGCQGDLIPIDKAS, from the exons ATGGCAGAGCCAGATATATCTACGTCACCTACTCGAAGAAAAAAACTGACCATAAAACCGTTCTATGAGAAACAACGGGATGGAGAGACAAGTGCTGAAATAATAAATGAAGCTAGAACATCTTTGAGGACTCTCCGAACAAACAGACCTTTCACCCCTAAGGAGGATAAGAGAACCTTATTCAGTGGCACGTCTACCAGATCATCTCATGATAGACCCCCATCGGCTTTCAG TCTTGGGGCTCGACATTTTGATGGCTCAGGATCAAGACCATCTTCAGCAACAAGGCTTCTGCCGTTGGAAAAT AAACCAATTCTTCCATCAACATCGCCACCAACAACTGCAGATGTAACCCTACCAGTGATTCCCAAACCCCCTAGCACGGACCCTAACAGGCCCATTTCAGGGAAAAGGAAAGCCAGGGCTAAGTTGATGCATGCAATTAGTCAAGAAGGAGACG TTGTAGTATTACCCCAGCCATTGGAGAGAAGAAGTTCCAATCCTCTCCTTGCATGTAAGCCAGGTGCAGCAGATGATTCTCTTCAGAGGAGGGTCCATAGTGGTCCTAAGGAGAGAACACAACTTCCCCAGGAGAAGTCCACTAATGAAGAAGGAAGCTTAAGGGTCCGATCAGCAGACAGTGTATCATCTAG GTCTACCAGCAAGACATCCAGAACAGAGAGTGGTTACTCCAGTGAGAGAGGTTCTGCTGGAAGTAGATCTG AGAGTGCTGGAAACAGGGATAATTTGAGCCCAGAAGAGGCACTCTATTGGAACACGTCAATTCTTCCAATCTTAGAAGATATGGCAAAGTTGTCTCAAG GTTCAGCAGATACTGATGTTATCGAGATGCTGTGTTCGAGATGCTCTGAGTTGTACAGGatcatgaaagaaaaacaattgcTGGGGAAGGGAAGCAAAAGGAGAGGTCAAGTACTCAAGACTATCTACAAATTACTGGACTTTGAGAATGCCAGGCTACATCTAATAGCAGCAAGAATGATTCTAGCT CTTTCAGTCAGTGGACAAAGTATGACCAGTTTATGTAAATTACTTTTCAAAGTTGGCAGGGTGGAGGAAAATGACAAACTATTCCTTGAAGATGACGTTCTTG ATCTAATCATAAGCACTGTGGCTACATTGGACCCTGTCAAGAACAGTGAGCCATTAGTGTATGCCATTGGGAGCTTGAAATGTTTGACAGGGAATGCTAACGTTGTCCAGGTACTCTCAGAGAAGAAACTCCTTCCTGTCCTGGCCAGTTTACTTCACTCCATTAATCTTCAT CTTTCTGAAACTGGTAAACCAACAAAGTCAACATTAAACATCCTCCTGCAAGTAACAGCAGTTTTAAGAAACTTGGCTGATATCTCTGAAAACAGGGCAGACTTTCTCTCCCATCAAGTTCTGGAGGAGCTCTGCAGTGTTATGGAGGTTTATTCATCTGAAGCAGATCTCATGTTGAATATTTCTAGAATTCTCAG CAAACTGACCCTGAATCACGAATGCTGCAGTGTCATTGGTGATCATCCTACATCCTTCCAGTCTCTAATCTTAATCCTCCACAAACATCCCAACTCCTCAGACCTGGTAGTAAGAGTCTGTTTCATCTTGGGTAACTTGACGGCTCACAACGATGACTGTCGCTACTGCCTCTTCAACACAGAGAATGCTATTGACACACTTCTCTCCACTTTTAGAAGTTATTTAGCTTCAGATTTAAAG CATTCTAAAGTTCATCCCAAACAGGAAGctgaaaaagataaaaagagtACAGTTGACAAGAAATCACAAGATGTATTGATTAAACTGATACGAGTCATAGCCAATTTATCGATCAATCATGATATAGGTGCATTGATTGCATCGAATGAAACTTGTGTGGATCTCCTACTTCAAGTTCTTG AGTGCCATTCTGTTACTGAAAGTGATGAGTTGGTTATTAATACAATTATTACAGTCAACAACCTGTCATACTACACTGTAATTAGCAGTGCTATAGAGGAAAGGCATCTGACCATAGCTAGAT TGTTGTTGAGGCTTCTTGTCAATGATAACATGGATGGTATGGTGGAGGCTGCTAGAGTGTTTGGTAACCTCTCCAGAACACAAAGTATCAGAGACTTTCTAACTAGTAAGAAAG TGGATcaaatgatggtgatgttgctGGATTCTGGAGATCGGGAAGTGGTCTATGTTGCTTGTGGAGTGCTCATTAACCTAATGACAGATGAAAAGAGGAGACCTTTGTTAAAGAAAGAATCTGGCATTGGGAA gTTAATTGAGGTACTGCGAGATTTTGGTCGTACAGACTGGCAGCTTGCTGCAATGGTCTGTATGATTCTATGTAACTACACAGAAAAGATGAAAAACTCTCCAGAAACCCTTGGAGAGCAAGAAGCCTCATCCCTTACCGACCTCCTTGTTGATTATCTTG ATGAAGAGGTTGCTATGGAGATCCCAGATGATGTCACATGGGATGAGGAGACTCAAGAGTTTATGAGATCTTATTGGAGATCAGAATTCTGTCCTGTTGCTTCACAGCTTCTGAGCAGGGTTGAAGGCTGCCAAGGAGACTTAATTCCCATTGATAAGGCATCTTAA
- the LOC139962746 gene encoding armadillo repeat-containing protein 2-like isoform X2, protein MAEPDISTSPTRRKKLTIKPFYEKQRDGETSAEIINEARTSLRTLRTNRPFTPKEDKRTLFSGTSTRSSHDRPPSAFSLGARHFDGSGSRPSSATRLLPLENKPILPSTSPPTTADVTLPVIPKPPSTDPNRPISGKRKARAKLMHAISQEGDVVVLPQPLERRSSNPLLACKPGAADDSLQRRVHSGPKERTQLPQEKSTNEEGSLRVRSADSVSSRSTSKTSRTESGYSSERGSAGSRPESAGNRDNLSPEEALYWNTSILPILEDMAKLSQGSADTDVIEMLCSRCSELYRIMKEKQLLGKGSKRRGQVLKTIYKLLDFENARLHLIAARMILALSVSGQSMTSLCKLLFKVGRVEENDKLFLEDDVLDLIISTVATLDPVKNSEPLVYAIGSLKCLTGNANVVQVLSEKKLLPVLASLLHSINLHLSETGKPTKSTLNILLQVTAVLRNLADISENRADFLSHQVLEELCSVMEVYSSEADLMLNISRILSKLTLNHECCSVIGDHPTSFQSLILILHKHPNSSDLVVRVCFILGNLTAHNDDCRYCLFNTENAIDTLLSTFRSYLASDLKHSKVHPKQEAEKDKKSTVDKKSQDVLIKLIRVIANLSINHDIGALIASNETCVDLLLQVLECHSVTESDELVINTIITVNNLSYYTVISSAIEERHLTIARLLLRLLVNDNMDGMVEAARVFGNLSRTQSIRDFLTSKKVDQMMVMLLDSGDREVVYVACGVLINLMTDEKRRPLLKKESGIGKLIEVLRDFGRTDWQLAAMVCMILCNYTEKMKNSPETLGEQEASSLTDLLVDYLDEEVAMEIPDDVTWDEETQEFMRSYWRSEFCPVASQLLSRVEGCQGDLIPIDKAS, encoded by the exons ATGGCAGAGCCAGATATATCTACGTCACCTACTCGAAGAAAAAAACTGACCATAAAACCGTTCTATGAGAAACAACGGGATGGAGAGACAAGTGCTGAAATAATAAATGAAGCTAGAACATCTTTGAGGACTCTCCGAACAAACAGACCTTTCACCCCTAAGGAGGATAAGAGAACCTTATTCAGTGGCACGTCTACCAGATCATCTCATGATAGACCCCCATCGGCTTTCAG TCTTGGGGCTCGACATTTTGATGGCTCAGGATCAAGACCATCTTCAGCAACAAGGCTTCTGCCGTTGGAAAAT AAACCAATTCTTCCATCAACATCGCCACCAACAACTGCAGATGTAACCCTACCAGTGATTCCCAAACCCCCTAGCACGGACCCTAACAGGCCCATTTCAGGGAAAAGGAAAGCCAGGGCTAAGTTGATGCATGCAATTAGTCAAGAAGGAGACG TTGTAGTATTACCCCAGCCATTGGAGAGAAGAAGTTCCAATCCTCTCCTTGCATGTAAGCCAGGTGCAGCAGATGATTCTCTTCAGAGGAGGGTCCATAGTGGTCCTAAGGAGAGAACACAACTTCCCCAGGAGAAGTCCACTAATGAAGAAGGAAGCTTAAGGGTCCGATCAGCAGACAGTGTATCATCTAG GTCTACCAGCAAGACATCCAGAACAGAGAGTGGTTACTCCAGTGAGAGAGGTTCTGCTGGAAGTAGA CCAGAGAGTGCTGGAAACAGGGATAATTTGAGCCCAGAAGAGGCACTCTATTGGAACACGTCAATTCTTCCAATCTTAGAAGATATGGCAAAGTTGTCTCAAG GTTCAGCAGATACTGATGTTATCGAGATGCTGTGTTCGAGATGCTCTGAGTTGTACAGGatcatgaaagaaaaacaattgcTGGGGAAGGGAAGCAAAAGGAGAGGTCAAGTACTCAAGACTATCTACAAATTACTGGACTTTGAGAATGCCAGGCTACATCTAATAGCAGCAAGAATGATTCTAGCT CTTTCAGTCAGTGGACAAAGTATGACCAGTTTATGTAAATTACTTTTCAAAGTTGGCAGGGTGGAGGAAAATGACAAACTATTCCTTGAAGATGACGTTCTTG ATCTAATCATAAGCACTGTGGCTACATTGGACCCTGTCAAGAACAGTGAGCCATTAGTGTATGCCATTGGGAGCTTGAAATGTTTGACAGGGAATGCTAACGTTGTCCAGGTACTCTCAGAGAAGAAACTCCTTCCTGTCCTGGCCAGTTTACTTCACTCCATTAATCTTCAT CTTTCTGAAACTGGTAAACCAACAAAGTCAACATTAAACATCCTCCTGCAAGTAACAGCAGTTTTAAGAAACTTGGCTGATATCTCTGAAAACAGGGCAGACTTTCTCTCCCATCAAGTTCTGGAGGAGCTCTGCAGTGTTATGGAGGTTTATTCATCTGAAGCAGATCTCATGTTGAATATTTCTAGAATTCTCAG CAAACTGACCCTGAATCACGAATGCTGCAGTGTCATTGGTGATCATCCTACATCCTTCCAGTCTCTAATCTTAATCCTCCACAAACATCCCAACTCCTCAGACCTGGTAGTAAGAGTCTGTTTCATCTTGGGTAACTTGACGGCTCACAACGATGACTGTCGCTACTGCCTCTTCAACACAGAGAATGCTATTGACACACTTCTCTCCACTTTTAGAAGTTATTTAGCTTCAGATTTAAAG CATTCTAAAGTTCATCCCAAACAGGAAGctgaaaaagataaaaagagtACAGTTGACAAGAAATCACAAGATGTATTGATTAAACTGATACGAGTCATAGCCAATTTATCGATCAATCATGATATAGGTGCATTGATTGCATCGAATGAAACTTGTGTGGATCTCCTACTTCAAGTTCTTG AGTGCCATTCTGTTACTGAAAGTGATGAGTTGGTTATTAATACAATTATTACAGTCAACAACCTGTCATACTACACTGTAATTAGCAGTGCTATAGAGGAAAGGCATCTGACCATAGCTAGAT TGTTGTTGAGGCTTCTTGTCAATGATAACATGGATGGTATGGTGGAGGCTGCTAGAGTGTTTGGTAACCTCTCCAGAACACAAAGTATCAGAGACTTTCTAACTAGTAAGAAAG TGGATcaaatgatggtgatgttgctGGATTCTGGAGATCGGGAAGTGGTCTATGTTGCTTGTGGAGTGCTCATTAACCTAATGACAGATGAAAAGAGGAGACCTTTGTTAAAGAAAGAATCTGGCATTGGGAA gTTAATTGAGGTACTGCGAGATTTTGGTCGTACAGACTGGCAGCTTGCTGCAATGGTCTGTATGATTCTATGTAACTACACAGAAAAGATGAAAAACTCTCCAGAAACCCTTGGAGAGCAAGAAGCCTCATCCCTTACCGACCTCCTTGTTGATTATCTTG ATGAAGAGGTTGCTATGGAGATCCCAGATGATGTCACATGGGATGAGGAGACTCAAGAGTTTATGAGATCTTATTGGAGATCAGAATTCTGTCCTGTTGCTTCACAGCTTCTGAGCAGGGTTGAAGGCTGCCAAGGAGACTTAATTCCCATTGATAAGGCATCTTAA